TGGGAAAGGCTTTTAGAAGCGAAATTGAATTAAATATCCTACCtagaaaacacacacacacacacacacacacacatgcgcGTAAGACACCTGCAAACTATTTATAGAACTTTGAACTTTCATTTCACAATCTCTGATGTGCCGGATAGTCCTCAGGTAAGGGAGAGAGCGTACGTTGAGAAGAGACGTGGGTGCATGTGGAATAGTTAAACTAATTTTCCATTTTGCAGTGCATAACCGCACGCAAATGTTTCTATGCTCTCAATCTGCCTTTGTTTcgcctcctctctctctcgttcccTTTTCCCCCGTGTGTCCTGCCACACTGCTGGCATCCTTGTGTCGCATGAAATTGAATTATTTTTGCTGCTTCTGGCAAAATCTAATTTGTTTGGCTTTTTGCACAGTTTATTGGGTGTCGGGCCCCACTGTAAGTGTAggcgagggagagagagaaagaaagataTGTGTCATTTACTACAGTGaccgacagagagagagagagagagagagagagagcgaggggGCCAGTGGGGGGTGGGGCGTGAGAGTGCACTGCAGGTCCGTGAGTCCTGGTCATGGTCATTAGCTCGGACACAAGCCGGAATAGGAAAATCgtgtaatacctgggcagagCGGCAGCTAGGACCCTCGTGGGATGTGCATCCCCCATCATTCCCCTGGGGCTTCGGGTTCGCCTGTCCCTTGGGCCTCCTGTCTCTTGTCTCGGTAATGGCCAACAAAGTTTCATGTTGTCCCAAAATTCGTCCAGTTAGGGGAGTGCAGGGTAGGGAAAGGCACAGAAAACCCCCCCTCCGGCAATGCAATGGCAAACAATGTTTCCTCGAATGTTTACATCCTTAATTCCTTAAGGGTAATGCTGCAcattaaatattgaacttgaaTATCGATTAATATCGATATCGATCGATAACAAACTTCCATGTGAttcggtatatttttcgtaTATTTTTAATATCATGTTTTCCTTGGATTCATAATAAAACTACTTCCACAATATCTCCCTAACAAAGAGAATATCTTTCTGGAAAAATATACCAATATGGGTTAAcgatatatttatttaggttTTATTAAACCTATCCGCAAGATTTTTAAAAAGGAGTCACATTGAATCAATGCCTCAGGAGTCCATAAGAGACAAGGAGGGAAATTGTTGCACATTTGCATAGTCCATCCATTAAACCATCAACCATGGGTGTACCCTGCCTACTCCCTTCAAAGTTCTTGCAAAAGTAAAACTTCTTAAGCGAGGGGCGGGACGAGTCTTATCGAAGGAAAGCAGAACTTTTAAACCAGAAGCAGCAGTTTGTGGCATGGTGTGGTGGTGCCTGTCGcgaaactaaaactaaaaagTTTTCACAAATGTTTTCACCAATTACGTACCGCCGCCTGGTATTGGTATTCGGTTCGGGTTTGGAATGCATGCCACAAGCCAGCACCGGCACCTGTTTTGTTCTGGGGGCAGAAGCACCAACAGAGcgaaatctgttgcattcTGCCACGGGATTTAACACTTGAAGCGTTCTACATGCCCCATCGGTCGAGCAGTTGCATCAGTCCCCGTCGAGGTGTCCGAACGGAAGCCAATCAAAAACGAATTAATGTGCAAATGCACAATACTCGTTGTTGTGCATAGAAAAGtggataaaaaaaatatataaatttataAAATTAATAAGGGGGCGTGGCATATGGTGATGGCCTTAAAGTGTGTGTGAATGAAAACGGAATTCGAAAATTTGGCAATCAGCAGAAGAGAGCGTGACCAGCATACACGATCGATGGATCGATCGATCGTTCGGAGGGGATTGCGCATGCGTCCATCGTATGACGACAGCACGCCCTCTGCCGAACCCCCCTTTGGCATGGCACGTGCCACAGCAGAGACATTTGGTGGAGGGGGCGGGGAACACTCTATTTGGTTGACTGCCAATTTGGATCTCCTGTCGCGGATCGCTGATTCAATAGACAAATATTTGCCATGAAACTAAGGCGGCTAAGGCTTCGAATAACTACCAGACTTTCAGGGAGATACGATACTTGAACCAGTGCCTGGGGGCTTTACGCCTTTGGGTCGTCACCAAAATGCCCCGAAGAGTTATCCCCAGATATTGATAGTTCGACGGTTAGATAGTTGTAAGCACTAAATAtgtttgttttggtttttagTGGCCGGATATGTGCTGAATGCTGTGCTGCACTGCTTTGGACAGAGTGGCATCTATAGATTGCCCGATCCCATGCGGAGGTGATTGTGAATCCCACAGATAGACACACGAACACATCCTATTGCTCTTGAACCTTTATCCTGGATATTCTGCATATGTTTCTAACCAAAGACTTACTCATTCTCCCCCGCGTTTTCTCTTGTGTGTTTCAGTGCCAATCAACCGCCGAATTTAACAGTATTATCGGGAACAGGCTCGATCACGGCCACCTCCTCCAGTCCCACGCCCATTTCACGCCAATCAAAGTCCGGCAGCGCCCTAAATCAGGCCCTGTATGTGAGCCATGGCTCAGCCCCAGGCTctggtggtggcggtggctccggcggcggcggcaacgGTGGGGGCAGCGATAACAGTGACCTGATGATCCGGCTGAGGGAGTCCATCAAGCAGAAGGAGGAGTTCCTCAAGTCGCCGGTGCCCACCACCATCAGCTCCTCCTCCACATCCGCCTCCGGGACCAATGGGAATCAGGCACAGTCGTCGCCagctcagcagcagcagccgcagcattTCTTTCCCTCGCACACTTCTCCGGGAGTGGCAGCAGGTGCTCCCATCGCCCCACCGCCACGCGGTCGCCATCAGGTGCTCAtgaagcagcaacaacaacaacagcaacagcagcaggggGTCGCCGGCAACTTCGACATGTACTATGCAGGCGGAAAACTAGTGCAACGTTCCTCGACGGTGCCCATACAGGCATCGTCCAGCTCATCCACACATTATCATCACATCACCCAGCTTCAGCATCATCCCCagtatcagcagcagcagcagcagcacccccACCacccacaacaacaacagcagcaacagcagcagcgccaggTGCAGATGATCAACAACAATGCCAAGTATTCCAAGGACTTGGACTACTTTGAGACGCTCCAAGAGACCGGAGTGACCAATAAAGTGTGAGTTTTGTAACCGAAAACAAAGAAATCCAAAAGAGGAATCTGAAATACTCGTATAAGGAAAGAAAGGGGAACCATTAGACCAGAGAACATGTGGAATAACTTTCCATCTTACTCTTTCTCTTGCGACTCTTACAGTCAATATGTTCTGCAGCAGCGCCCATCGGTCGTTTTTAGGGATGTTTTTCGAATAAGAGCCTCTTCTTCAATGCACAGTGGAACCAAAGTGCACCACAGATTCATTCCACAGAACATATTCCAAATGCTTTCAGTTTTATTGAGGGATCGTAAGAATTTCCAtaattaaaatacaaattatgaaataaaagttatttttttatttttattaatcgAATTTAAAAGatatataaattaaaattttttgTATagtaaattttttttaatatttacttttttttttaattaccctttttaattattttttttttgtataaaatattaatttctttttaaacatttcttttttaaatgttTATTCCTTTTGTTTCAATATTTACACCTATTGATatactttttttttacatttactccttttttaatttttcttgtttttttttttaataaaaaatgaaaggaaaaaataaatttcGAGTAAAtagtttgtatatttttttttttatattttgtttattttatttcataATACTAtttaaattacaaaatattttcattaattcattattttttgattgttataaaATGTATAATTCTTACGATCCCTGGCTTCGATTTTCCTTCGACGCTTCATGGTACAGGCGCCTCTGATCGCAGTAGTTGTAAAAATAGTAATCTTTGGCAATATTTAGTTGCTATGAAAGAAAAACGCTTCTAAACGACGCCCAAAAGACGTGTGTATGGATTGAGAATAGGCTCTGAAATGAGATATAGCTTCCACTTTAGTTTTTCTGTATGAGAAATGCTCTTCTACTACTCTTCTACTCTTTGCATTGCCCACAGATTCGAACGCAAACTGGTGTCCCATATGTCAATGGGTTTCGATCCTTTCAAGCCTCTGTCGATCAATACCAGCGCCTTGGAGGCGGCATCGGCATCCACGAgtgcagcggcagcggcggcggccgCTTCGACCGTGAAAAAGCAGAGTGTCCTGTACGAGTCGCTGCAGCAGCATCCGCTGGCCAAGtaccagcatcagcaacagcagcagcagcagcagcaacatagCACCAACACGGTGGATGGACAGACGAACAGTCGCATGGAGCTGCACAAGGCGACGCTGGCCAATGCCACCATTGATGCCGCCGCCCCACCGTTGGTGGTTAGCAGTGAGTTCTTGGAATTTCGTTTCGCAGAGttaattgaaattaatttCACACTCCTTTGCGTCCTGTGGCAGAGTTTAGCGCAATgacggagcagcagcagcaggcaggtGCCACCTTGGCGGACATTTCCGAGAGCAGCAGCGCCAGTGGCGGTAAGTCTTTTCACTGCACTTTGAATACAGATTACAATTCCCAGCAGTAGCTAATCCTGTCTCTTACTctgtagcagcagcagccgccgcagCCGCAAGTGCTGGCAGCTCGAGTGCTGGTGTGATAAGACGCTATAAGCCGCTGTCCTCGAGCTCCTTTGACGAGGGCAAGCCAATGCGCCGGATCTCCTATCTGAGGGCCACCAACAATGAGACCGAATTCAATCCGGATGCAGCGACCACTGGAGACggtgcaacagcaacagccgcggcagcagcagcaacagcaacatctgTTGCCACAGTTTCGATACCAATTCCAGTTGCAATTCCCATTGTGACGCCTGTGGCCGTTGTTGAGCCACAAAAGACCAAATCCATGGTTGAGGAACATCCCGATCCCACCTACGATGTCATCGGGGGCACAGGCGGTGGCCACGAGTTCATCGAGACACCGAACGGCCTCGAGGATGTGCGTCTGTCGGCCCATGGCAGTAGTCGCCGGGCCTCCATGAGCAGCGATATGCGCAGCAGGTGAGTGTCTGTCTCCTTTGCCCTCTTGCACACATTTCCACTGATTCATCTATCGTTCATTTAAGCATCCACATCGACGCCGAGCTGAATGGCAAGTATGTGCCCAACGAACTGGAGGCCTTTGAGACGGAAATCGAAATTAAATCGTCCTGCATCAATGGCAAGGTAAGGCCAGGGCCAAGATTCCCACATTTCCCCACAGCTTCAATGTTTGTTAGTGCTGTAATAAAAGTGATTCTCAAAGGAGACTTTCCTTGGAACAGGAATTAGGATTTTAATGAAGTTAATGGAGCACTTTAGGGGGTCTCGTTTCCCCTATGCTCCTCTCCTCAAACCGATAGATTGAGTTCTCAGAGCTCTTCAATGCTCATCGTGTGACACGCCCTGACAGTCTCTCAGGATATGTTCCGTAGACTCTTTTGTACGCCAGGCATAGCCTCAATCCTTTCCTGACTCGAGAAACTCCCTAAAAGCCAAACCCTAGAGATAAGCCACTGATTAgattaattgaattttgtTCTTCCGTTTCAGCGCATGTCCGAGTACCGTTCGTGGCGTCAGGTGAAGCTGGAGATCAAGGGCGATATGCTGCGCATCTTCTCAGGGCGTCACGCCAAGTCGGAGCACAATGTAAGGCACAAAACAAAGTGAAATATGTGAGGGAAAATCAATGCTTAGTCTGTTAAACCCTTTCTTTGACGTCGTTGCAGGTGATAGAACTTGATATTAGAAACTTTAAGTTCTTCGACGAGTCGCTGGACAAGAAAAAGTACTTGATCCGCATGCAGTCAAAGCCATCGCCGAGCGGTGCCCATTTGGCGAGTCTCGGGAACGAGCTCAATCTGGACGATGTGCACGACAAGTTGACCTCatcgggcagcagcagcgccaatGAACCAATGGCCGCctcctgcagcagcagcaccggcGGGCCCTACACGGAGATACTCTTCAAGACAAAGAACAGCAACGAGATGAAGCGACTCTTTGGGCTGCTGCAGTGGAAGGATAGCCTCAACTACGATGACAATGTGAGCACCGCCGAATCCTAGGAGATGCTGGCGTTTCCTATATTTCATACCCCATTCTCATTTGTATCGCCCCCCTCCTACaggagcagccgcagcaggGCAAACAATTGGCGGAGCCACAGAAAACGGTGGCCACGTCCAGCCACTATCTCGACGATGTGGTGACTGGTGGAGCCGGCGTGGATAGCTCCCCGTTGAGCTCACATTCGGGTGGGGGCATGGCGGAGCACCACCATGTGGCTGCCTTGCCCGCTGCCGCAGCAATTGTGGCCGCCACCAGTGACTCTATATCGCCGGTGATGAAGGCCCGCAAATCGTCCTCCCACAAGCATTTGCCCGACAAGGATCTGGGGTCGCCCAAGTCCAAGAACTGGAAGGATTTGCTGTTCCGTCGAggcggcggcagtggcagtggcggtgTGTCCCACCACCATACAGATCTGGCCTCGCCCTCGGCTTGCGCCGCGAAGACCTGTGGCTCCATTGGGGTCCCACTGCGCAGCTGTCCGATGTCCAAGCTGAATCCGTATGTCCCCCATCTCGTGGAGGTGTGCACCAACATTGTGGAGACCAAGGGGCTGAGTGTGGTCGGGATCTATCGGATACCCGGCAACAAGGCGGCCATTTCGGAGCTCTCGGAGCTGGTGAACACCAAGGACTTTCAGTTCGAGAGCTGTGCCATCGATGTGCGATGGGAGGATGTGAATGTGGTGAGCAGTCTGCTGAAGCTCTTCATCCGGAGCCTGCCCGACGCCCTAATGCCGGCCAGCTACTACATCAACTTCATTGAGGCCGACAAGAAGGTCGGCCTGGAGCGCATCGttctgctgcgggagatagtcGAGTCGCTACCCCGTCATCCGTACGAGACGATGAAGCATCTGATACGCCATCTGTGCCGCGTCAGCGACAATTGTGAGGTGAACCGCATGGAGCCCAAGAATCTGGCCATCATCTTTGGCCCCTCGATCATACGCACGCCCAACGACACCCTCGAGACGGCCGTCAAGGATATGAAGCACCAGTGTCGCATCGTTGAGCTGCTCGTTACACAGGTGAAGCATTACCACTCAACGTGTCTTGTGGCAGAGTGATCTTTGGGGGATTGGAAAACATTTAAGCTTAAGCTGTTCTTAATTGTAATTGGAATATTTGTACAGAGAAGCGAAAGAGCTGCCAAAGGGCAATGCTACCATTTATCTCCTCCATACAAGTTTGTATGCTGGATATCCTTCTTGACTGTCCTTTGCCCTGCCTCAAAACATATCCTAAATGTAAACAAAGGTCAAAGGTACTCCCATTGGGACGCATTTCATAGTCAAATGTAATTCATGAGAAGATTTTCTTGCAGTGCGCATACGAACGCTTCTCCCGAATGTTTCGCCCCACAAACTGTACGACATATGACACACGATTGCGAGTGATTTGCCGGTTATTctttctgattctgattctgatgTATTTCCAGTAGGAGGGTTTTAGGGGGGTTTTCTTCGCCAAAGAATTATTGTaaattgttattttatttcaattttctgTTGATTACAGTACGAATACTATTTTGAGGGCGGAAATCTGCCGGATCTGGCCGATGTCAGTGGTGGCACGGCCATGGCCAGTGCTGCCCAGCCGCAGCATCAGACGCAGGAGGATCAGACGAACATGCTGCTGCACAATCTATCGAAGATCGAGAGGATCACAGAGCGGGAGACGCGCACCTCCCGGTTCATTCCACAGCTGCGGCGGCGCACCCATGGCAAGCGGAGTGCCGTCAACTCGGACACGTATTCGGGGGAGAGTGTTCTGGTAAGCAGCGGTTGTCCAAGCAGCTCCACCACTAGCCACTCCACCATCACCACTAGCACCACAACTTGCACCAACCACACAACCATACATCAAAGACGACAGCAGCGCAAGGCTGTGCAGAGCATTTGTGACTTTGCTTTAATCCTGCCCGCACCTCCCGTTCCTCCCTCCCTTCACTTTCAGTCGCTGGACTACGCCAAGGTCTCggccagcagcaccagcagcagctcgACGctgcacagcagcagcaagacaACCACCaatgcctcctcctcctccaccaccAGCCAGAGCtacagccagagccacagccacagcacaAAGTTTAGCTCTGGCGCCGCGGCCTCGGCCTCGGGCTCGTCCGCTTCGGGCTCCTCGACAACAGCCGCCACCATAAAAGCGGCGGCAGTGTCCAAGGCATCATCAGCGGCCTCCTTGATAGGCACCAAGAAGCGCAGCACCATGGGCGGCGGTGTGGGGTTCCTCGGCGGGGGCTCTCGCTCGCAGACGCGCAAAGCGAGCCTGGACGAAAAGGACTCTGGGACGAGCGTGGACTCGGCCGGCAGTATGGCTTTCAGCCTCGGCctgggtctgggcctgggcctgggacATGGCAAGgaacagcatcagcagcagcggagcAGCGTGGACATATCCATACTCCTCACCGACGACGACTCCAGCAGCAGGCTGAGCGACACAGGTACGTGGTCTCTTTTTTTGCTCCTTCGTGGATGAACCTCTCTGACTGTTCCATTTAGGTTCCATGTCACTGACTACCATCACGGATACGCTGGACAGCAAGCTGCGGAATCTACGGAGCGGCTCCGAGTCGAACGACGAGAATGGGTCGCCGGAATTCCCCAAGAATCGCCGGCACACGCTCGGCCAGCCGCTGCATCTGCACTCCGAGAACATTCCCTATGCGGACGAGTCGCCCGAGCGTCTCTTCCATCAGTTCTGCCCCCTGGATGCCCCCCACTCGCTGCACCTGAGCCGCTCCTGCACGGCCACCAACACTTTGGGCGCCGATGAGAAGCCCTCGACCATGAAGCaggccatggccatggctgGAGTGGCACCCCTGCCGCCCAGCCTCCTGAAGGCAGCCCACAAGCTGCAGCACTCGGCCACGGTGCCCATAcaccagatacagatacatccGGGTAGCGCCACGGCACCGGCCAGCGGTGCTGCAACgcccaccagcaccagcactgGAGGGGGATCCACCCCAGTGGCTGGTACACCCACCAACAGTGCTGGCGGAGCAGGAGGATCACAGCGCAATTCTGGAGGAGGGAACCTCCCCGGCAGCGGCAAGAATATGCACCTGAGATTCAGCACATCGCAGGCGTACGAGCGACATCATGGCGCTGGTGGTGGGGGCGGCGGGGTGGCCGGCTCCGAGGACGACGACTCGGAGGGCTCGACGACCAGCGATCCCAAGGAgaagctgctgctggcgggCGAGCGACCATCGCCATCGTTTTTTCTCGAGCGCTACAACAAGAAGCGTCGGGACCATCGGCTCTTTCGCAGCGCCAGCTTCAACTGTCGCAACTACTCGACCCGACACgtgaacagcagcagcagctccacgCCGGTCGGAACGGCAGCGACTGTGGCCACGGTCACGGCCGCCTGCTGTCAGTCACCATCATCGGCCCTGGCCACGGGCCTGACCAAGGACGAAAAGACTGACATGAATCTGACCAAGAAGCGCCAGATCCAGAACAAGCAGAATCGATCCATCAAGCGCCGCCACACCGTTGGCGGGCCACACGACTACTCGGCCAACGGGGGCTGCACCACACACGGACATGGCCacggccatggccatggcgGCGGCGCCCATGGCGGTCACGATCTGGCCGCCATCAACTACAACCACCACAatcgccatcaccagcagcagctgctcaAGGGATCCGTTGTGGTTGTCGGCGTTGGCGGTAATGGTGCCGCCGCTGCCGAGACAACCACCACAACGACAACCACCACCACGGTGCTGCGTCGCCTCGGCTCGGGAACAGCATTGGGATCGGTTTCGGGCTCGGcaacgggtacgggtacgggtacgggcgGTGTGCCAAGCGATCCGAATGTGGTGGCATTGCCAGGCGGCGGTTCTGTttccagcaacagcagcagcggcggcaacGGCGGCTCCTCGAACAGCAgtgccaacaacaacaattcgCCACAAAGCGATGGCAGCAATGGAAATGCAGCAGGTGGGGGAGTCGGAGGAGGAGGCAATGGTGGCGCCTCCAATGCCCCACCAACATccggaagcagcagcaacagcagcaccccCACCAATGTGGTGGCAGGCTCCGCtgtaggaggaggaggagaccAAGTCCTAGAGGTGGGCATTCGCATCAAGAATATCAATCGCGGACGCTACTAGAGGAACGAAGCGGACGATTTGGAGcttacagcagcagcagcagcagcaaaacacACACAGTTTAAATTAGTATTACATAAtggtttatatatatatatagagagatatatatgtatgcatatatatgtatgttgtatgtatatgtgtctATGTCTATGCAAGGATCGATGGGGAGTTGTGTGCGAGAGTGAGAGTTGGTTCGCACAGAATGCAAGAGGAAATCTGAGACTAGACCGACTCCAGAAGTAGACAAGAGTGCAAAGGAGTCCTTTCTATTTAGATCTTAGATCTGTTGGGCACTCTAAATGAAAGGACGGGAGAGACGCAACCCCCAAACGAATGTAAAACCACACAAAAGAAATCCTAGATAACAAAATGTTTCAGGAGAATCGATTATATTTATTCGCACACTCAAACACgcacacaaaacaaaatataaatatactACATACATTATATGGGAACCGAGGGACAAAACGGAACGGAGAGCGGATATACGGACGGAAGAAACGACGAACGAGGGGATatacagagacagagatagagatagagttAGCGTTAGCGTTAAAACGAAAGAGACAGCGAAAGAGAACGTAAgtgggagagaaagagagagagagagagaggaagtgGTTGGAGGGAGCTTGAGAGATAACTATTTTGTAAACCGTATACACAGTACAGTAAAAACCATACGCATAAATAACCTTATAGTATatacattatatatatactactatatgtatatatacatatatatatttgtaacGTTATCATACATAACGAATGCAACAAATTGTTAACCAtatacacccacacacacacacacacacacgcaaacacacgcattattatacatatatacctatgtgcatatgcatatgtatgtatatatgcatGGAAAAGACGTATATTATATGCTATTTGtcgcctgtctgtctgtcagtctttgtcgtttttttttatttaggAAGATTGcgtgcctctgcctctgcctgtgcctgtgccccaCCCACCCACTCGTTGTCTCCCATTCGTATgtttaggtttttttttttcgtcagcatgtatgtgtgtgtgtacctGCTataagaaaagaaaaaaaagaaaaacgagaATTCAGTGCATAGAACCCATTTTAGGTGCCTTAAATTATTTGCTTTAACATTTTGTCAAaattgtggtttttttttttgttgattttgtACAGAATTTTGTTTGGGATTAGCGAAAATTGTATTCGATTTAGTTTTTCGAGAGTCACAGATGGTGCTGCGCATGAGCTGATTGTGCAAAATGGATcagatttattttttttagatatatatacatatacagatatattttgtatattcCAACCTCAGGCAGGGACCCTTCCCCGCTACCCAGACAGGCGACATTTGAGCAACAATATAACAATATATTTGGTTCAAAATTATGTAAATGACGACTTGAGGTAAAGCGAGTATTGTACGTTTTTCGCATAAATTGATACATATTTTATGAAATACTTTTTGTGTGGTTTGTATAtgattcttttttttgtttgtttttttgatAATGagaagaaaagaaagaaagtaTGAATAATTAAAAACATTAGCTTTTAGTTGTGTGTAgtattacatacatatatacacacacacacacaaacacacacgcatTGTATAGTATACTATATGAATCCCCAATTAacaaattatttttatttaattttttctttttttgctgtatatacaaattattttcattttaaaattatGATTTCATTCCTCCTTTTCCCCccaaaacatacatacatatgtattgaTATATAGtaggtatatatatatacatatatattttttacgCATTTTGTTTTGTTACCCGACACGGAAAGGACATGTAGAAAGCGAAAGGGAAGAGGAAACAGAAACGGAAGGAGAGTAGGAAACGAATGATAGAAATGAAACCCCAAGCGCGCAACGTTGCtatataaatattattattaaataaaaaccaattTTTTGTTAGAGTTTAGGTAGTTATTTtttaaaaattgtattttctattatatatatatatattatatatgtgtacatatatgtgtatgtacatctactatatatgtatatgtgtatattgtatttttattatgatttttttttcaaaCAACAAATAAATGTGGATTTCTATAATGCTATAAATGACGACACAATAAAGAGAAACAACAAATATTAAGAATAAATGTACAAGAATAAACCAGAAACAAGACAATTTTTGTATAATTTAAGCTGTAGCATAAGGAATGCTAAAGAAACTCTATCCTAAAGATATGAAAATGATCTTCTATGTACAAAATGGCAATCAGTCAGGCAATGGTGATGCTGGATGCTGGATAGTGTTGCTTTAGAGCTTGGCCTGTGGACCCGTTCCCGAGATCTGGTAGACAAATTTGTGGGCGACATCGTAGTGGGGATTGCAGCTTTGGCGTACGCGCTTCAGCCAGGCCCGGATCTTGGGGTACTTGATCCTCACATCGTAATCAGCCATGCCTAAGGTCAGAGAGAGGTCAGAATTCACACTCAAAGTGCAGATCAATCCCATCCACTTACGTGTCTGTTCAATCTCACAGGCTGCAAAGATATCGGCCACGCAGAGCGCGGATCCcgtcaggaagtcgctgctctCCAGCCACACCTCCTCGACGACGTCCAGGTTGCGCTCCATATG
The Drosophila miranda strain MSH22 chromosome XL, D.miranda_PacBio2.1, whole genome shotgun sequence genome window above contains:
- the LOC108157307 gene encoding uncharacterized protein LOC108157307 isoform X1; translation: MLQNSNAAAAAQAAAQAASAVATPSTAAAATATAAAAAAAAAAAAAAAAAANNAAIAASSIQPKLIVIRRRPYQGFGFTLRHFIAYPPEDDGNAAAAAASAGVTSWSQEASTGGGSNSNNSNRHSHSGSSSSNSNSNSNNSNSAAAGMEPPPTSPTSLPPYQVKAMETIFIKEVQANGPAHYANLQTGDRVLMVNNQPIAGIAYSTIVSMIKQTPAVLTLHVVPKECDVLQMHYTSIAHTPESNRLTMSTHSPSHGHGHTLLANGTINASSAAATTIQKSTFPQQQQQQQQQQQQQQQQQQLISYPAVAATSSPASSPHQHQHSHTYPHSHSHPHPLQSYPSHGHAPPLHGGSRSASISSTTSGGVVSMSHYHQQQQQQQQQQQQQQQHHHRHPALSGGSSSIDFGDMALGLRQHQHLYQQQQQQHHQLLSTGGGSSGAFMRANQPPNLTVLSGTGSITATSSSPTPISRQSKSGSALNQALYVSHGSAPGSGGGGGSGGGGNGGGSDNSDLMIRLRESIKQKEEFLKSPVPTTISSSSTSASGTNGNQAQSSPAQQQQPQHFFPSHTSPGVAAGAPIAPPPRGRHQVLMKQQQQQQQQQQGVAGNFDMYYAGGKLVQRSSTVPIQASSSSSTHYHHITQLQHHPQYQQQQQQHPHHPQQQQQQQQQRQVQMINNNAKYSKDLDYFETLQETGVTNKVFERKLVSHMSMGFDPFKPLSINTSALEAASASTSAAAAAAAASTVKKQSVLYESLQQHPLAKYQHQQQQQQQQQHSTNTVDGQTNSRMELHKATLANATIDAAAPPLVVSKFSAMTEQQQQAGATLADISESSSASGAAAAAAAASAGSSSAGVIRRYKPLSSSSFDEGKPMRRISYLRATNNETEFNPDAATTGDGATATAAAAAATATSVATVSIPIPVAIPIVTPVAVVEPQKTKSMVEEHPDPTYDVIGGTGGGHEFIETPNGLEDVRLSAHGSSRRASMSSDMRSSIHIDAELNGKYVPNELEAFETEIEIKSSCINGKRMSEYRSWRQVKLEIKGDMLRIFSGRHAKSEHNVIELDIRNFKFFDESLDKKKYLIRMQSKPSPSGAHLASLGNELNLDDVHDKLTSSGSSSANEPMAASCSSSTGGPYTEILFKTKNSNEMKRLFGLLQWKDSLNYDDNEQPQQGKQLAEPQKTVATSSHYLDDVVTGGAGVDSSPLSSHSGGGMAEHHHVAALPAAAAIVAATSDSISPVMKARKSSSHKHLPDKDLGSPKSKNWKDLLFRRGGGSGSGGVSHHHTDLASPSACAAKTCGSIGVPLRSCPMSKLNPYVPHLVEVCTNIVETKGLSVVGIYRIPGNKAAISELSELVNTKDFQFESCAIDVRWEDVNVVSSLLKLFIRSLPDALMPASYYINFIEADKKVGLERIVLLREIVESLPRHPYETMKHLIRHLCRVSDNCEVNRMEPKNLAIIFGPSIIRTPNDTLETAVKDMKHQCRIVELLVTQYEYYFEGGNLPDLADVSGGTAMASAAQPQHQTQEDQTNMLLHNLSKIERITERETRTSRFIPQLRRRTHGKRSAVNSDTYSGESVLVSSGCPSSSTTSHSTITTSTTTCTNHTTIHQRRQQRKAVQSICDFALILPAPPVPPSLHFQSLDYAKVSASSTSSSSTLHSSSKTTTNASSSSTTSQSYSQSHSHSTKFSSGAAASASGSSASGSSTTAATIKAAAVSKASSAASLIGTKKRSTMGGGVGFLGGGSRSQTRKASLDEKDSGTSVDSAGSMAFSLGLGLGLGLGHGKEQHQQQRSSVDISILLTDDDSSSRLSDTGSMSLTTITDTLDSKLRNLRSGSESNDENGSPEFPKNRRHTLGQPLHLHSENIPYADESPERLFHQFCPLDAPHSLHLSRSCTATNTLGADEKPSTMKQAMAMAGVAPLPPSLLKAAHKLQHSATVPIHQIQIHPGSATAPASGAATPTSTSTGGGSTPVAGTPTNSAGGAGGSQRNSGGGNLPGSGKNMHLRFSTSQAYERHHGAGGGGGGVAGSEDDDSEGSTTSDPKEKLLLAGERPSPSFFLERYNKKRRDHRLFRSASFNCRNYSTRHVNSSSSSTPVGTAATVATVTAACCQSPSSALATGLTKDEKTDMNLTKKRQIQNKQNRSIKRRHTVGGPHDYSANGGCTTHGHGHGHGHGGGAHGGHDLAAINYNHHNRHHQQQLLKGSVVVVGVGGNGAAAAETTTTTTTTTTVLRRLGSGTALGSVSGSATGTGTGTGGVPSDPNVVALPGGGSVSSNSSSGGNGGSSNSSANNNNSPQSDGSNGNAAGGGVGGGGNGGASNAPPTSGSSSNSSTPTNVVAGSAVGGGGDQVLEVGIRIKNINRGRY